One Porphyromonas pogonae genomic region harbors:
- the rpsM gene encoding 30S ribosomal protein S13: MAIRIVGVDLPQNKRGEIALTYIYGIGRSSASKILDQAGINKDIKVKDWTDDQAAAIREIIGAGFKVEGDLRSEVQLNIKRLMDIGCYRGIRHRNGLPLRGQSTKNNARTRKGKKKTVANKKKATK; the protein is encoded by the coding sequence ATGGCTATAAGAATTGTTGGCGTTGATTTGCCACAAAACAAACGAGGAGAAATCGCCTTGACTTACATCTATGGCATCGGCCGTAGCAGTGCGTCAAAGATTTTGGATCAAGCTGGTATCAATAAAGATATCAAGGTAAAAGATTGGACAGACGATCAGGCAGCCGCTATCCGTGAGATCATCGGAGCCGGCTTTAAGGTAGAAGGTGACCTGCGTTCTGAAGTTCAATTGAATATCAAACGTCTTATGGATATCGGTTGCTACCGTGGTATCCGTCATCGTAATGGTTTGCCATTACGTGGTCAGAGCACAAAGAACAACGCTCGTACTCGTAAGGGTAAGAAGAAGACCGTTGCAAATAAGAAAAAAGCTACTAAATAA
- the infA gene encoding translation initiation factor IF-1: MSKQAAIEQDGVILEALSNAMFKVELENGHIITAHISGKMRMHYIKILPGDKVKVEMSPYDLSKGRISFRYK, from the coding sequence ATGTCGAAGCAAGCTGCTATAGAACAAGATGGCGTAATTTTGGAAGCTTTGTCCAATGCGATGTTTAAGGTGGAACTGGAAAACGGTCACATCATCACAGCGCATATTTCCGGTAAGATGCGTATGCACTACATCAAGATACTTCCGGGAGATAAGGTTAAAGTGGAAATGTCGCCATATGATTTGTCCAAAGGACGCATTTCATTCAGATACAAATAA
- the ykgO gene encoding type B 50S ribosomal protein L36, protein MKVRASIKKRTPDCKIVRRKGRLYVINKKNPKFKQRQG, encoded by the coding sequence ATGAAAGTAAGAGCATCAATCAAAAAGCGTACTCCGGATTGCAAGATCGTGAGAAGAAAAGGACGCTTGTATGTGATTAACAAAAAGAATCCCAAATTCAAACAACGTCAGGGATGA
- the rpsK gene encoding 30S ribosomal protein S11, producing the protein MAKKTVAKKKVVKVDAVGQAHIHSSFNNIIISLANSEGQVISWSSAGKMGFRSSKKNTPYAAQMAAQDCAKVAYDLGLRKVKVYVKGPGNGRESAIRTIHGAGIEVTEIVDVTPMPHNGCRPPKKRRV; encoded by the coding sequence ATGGCAAAAAAAACAGTCGCAAAGAAGAAAGTCGTTAAAGTCGACGCTGTGGGACAAGCTCACATCCACTCTTCTTTTAATAACATTATCATATCCCTTGCAAATAGCGAAGGTCAAGTTATCAGCTGGTCATCAGCAGGTAAAATGGGTTTCCGCAGTTCTAAAAAGAACACTCCTTATGCAGCACAGATGGCTGCTCAGGACTGCGCAAAAGTTGCCTATGATCTTGGTTTGCGTAAGGTGAAAGTTTATGTAAAGGGTCCGGGTAACGGACGTGAATCAGCTATTCGTACCATCCACGGTGCAGGTATAGAGGTGACAGAAATTGTAGACGTTACTCCGATGCCTCACAATGGTTGCCGTCCTCCCAAAAAGAGACGTGTTTAA
- the map gene encoding type I methionyl aminopeptidase, which produces MIYLKTDDEIELMRAANQLVGKTLAEVAKHIKPGVSTLELDRVAEEFIRDHGATPAFLGYGGFPNSLCTSVNDHVVHGIPSSKVILQDGDIVSVDCGTKLNGFTGDSAYTFAVGDITPEVKDLLVTTKQSLYKGIEQAVAGHRVGDIGDAVQTYCEKRGYHIVRELVGHGIGKSMHEAPEVPNYGRKGTGPVLKEGMCICIEPMVNIGSKNVVFEKDGWTVRTKSRKPSAHFEHCIAIKDGRADILSSFDFLSEVLGEREF; this is translated from the coding sequence ATGATATACTTAAAAACAGACGACGAGATCGAGCTCATGAGGGCTGCCAACCAACTGGTGGGTAAAACCCTTGCGGAAGTAGCCAAGCATATTAAGCCGGGCGTAAGTACGCTTGAGCTGGATCGAGTTGCCGAAGAGTTCATAAGAGATCACGGAGCTACTCCTGCTTTTTTGGGCTACGGAGGCTTCCCCAATAGTTTGTGTACATCGGTCAATGACCATGTAGTGCATGGAATACCTTCGAGCAAGGTAATCCTTCAGGACGGCGATATTGTTTCTGTCGATTGCGGAACGAAATTGAACGGTTTTACCGGAGACTCGGCTTACACCTTTGCGGTAGGAGATATTACTCCTGAAGTAAAGGATCTGTTGGTTACGACCAAACAGTCGCTATACAAAGGTATAGAGCAAGCCGTAGCCGGACACCGTGTAGGAGATATCGGTGATGCAGTACAGACCTACTGTGAGAAACGAGGCTATCACATCGTGAGAGAGCTCGTGGGACATGGTATCGGAAAAAGCATGCACGAGGCTCCCGAGGTTCCCAACTATGGACGCAAAGGAACGGGACCCGTTTTGAAAGAAGGGATGTGTATCTGCATAGAACCGATGGTCAATATCGGATCTAAGAATGTAGTTTTCGAAAAAGATGGTTGGACGGTGAGGACCAAGAGTCGTAAGCCCTCGGCACATTTCGAGCACTGCATAGCTATCAAAGATGGCAGAGCGGATATTCTGTCGTCGTTTGATTTTTTAAGTGAAGTTTTAGGAGAAAGAGAATTCTAA